Proteins from a single region of Bacteroidia bacterium:
- a CDS encoding T9SS type A sorting domain-containing protein — MKKQLLLLSFVLLTLSVCSQNSIPNGDFELWQSGISEAPLYYPVNSNAQNFFRFNLPFNVTKTTDAYHGNYAVQLTTNANSTDTSVAYFVNDSPDGDPSSWVGGIPISEKPNGIRGYYKYNVANTDSATFIVTFSKAGVNIGSYIYLLNGIQSSYTLFDFTFNPPLSQIPDSFIIAALSCNLNNAQQQGPGGPAGSTLILDSVSLKGITSQPIQMNGDFELWQNQTFEVPDSWYTETEIGEGLAKTNDANSGSYAIELQTYLGNQNSQPVARSGRISTGYYPNNCNGNCNQQGGYPYSNQIDTLTFFYKYFPSGSDTAIVQLNFKNNHINFWGNSIELFASSSYQYIEFPFSLPQAPDSTIISIYSSNWQDTLLSFVGSSLIIDELHFKSQPLGTNIMSNFINNNIITLYPNPFRSTVTIEINSKIDVLGTELMIIDLTGKEVKTIPVDKYKIIVNKDELKSGLYLYELRKSNKTLNSGKFIIE; from the coding sequence ATGAAAAAACAGTTACTTCTTTTAAGCTTTGTTCTATTAACATTATCAGTATGTTCTCAAAATTCGATACCTAATGGAGATTTTGAATTATGGCAATCTGGTATTAGCGAAGCTCCATTATATTATCCCGTTAATTCAAATGCTCAGAATTTTTTCAGGTTTAATCTTCCATTTAATGTTACTAAAACAACTGATGCATATCATGGAAATTACGCTGTTCAACTTACAACCAACGCAAATTCTACAGATACTTCTGTTGCTTATTTTGTGAACGATAGTCCTGATGGAGATCCTTCATCTTGGGTTGGAGGTATACCAATTAGCGAAAAACCAAATGGAATCAGAGGTTATTATAAATATAATGTTGCTAATACAGACTCTGCCACATTTATTGTAACATTTAGCAAGGCAGGTGTTAATATTGGTTCATATATTTATCTCCTAAATGGAATTCAAAGCAGTTATACATTATTTGATTTTACATTTAACCCACCACTTTCACAAATTCCTGATTCATTTATTATTGCGGCTCTTTCTTGTAATTTGAATAATGCACAGCAGCAAGGTCCAGGTGGACCAGCTGGAAGTACTTTAATTCTTGATAGTGTTTCACTGAAAGGAATTACAAGTCAACCTATTCAAATGAACGGTGACTTTGAATTGTGGCAGAATCAAACTTTTGAAGTTCCTGATAGCTGGTATACCGAAACAGAAATTGGTGAGGGGCTGGCTAAAACTAACGATGCTAATTCAGGATCTTATGCTATTGAACTTCAGACTTATTTAGGTAATCAAAATAGCCAACCTGTTGCACGATCAGGTAGAATATCTACCGGCTATTATCCAAATAACTGTAATGGAAACTGTAATCAACAGGGTGGTTATCCATATTCAAATCAAATAGACACTCTCACCTTTTTTTATAAGTATTTTCCATCAGGAAGTGATACTGCAATTGTACAATTGAATTTCAAAAACAACCATATAAATTTCTGGGGAAACAGCATCGAGCTTTTTGCTTCATCATCATATCAATATATAGAATTTCCATTTAGCTTACCACAAGCGCCTGATTCTACAATTATTAGCATTTATTCATCAAATTGGCAAGATACTTTATTGTCCTTTGTTGGCTCAAGCTTAATTATTGATGAATTACATTTTAAATCACAGCCTTTGGGAACCAATATTATGTCGAACTTTATTAATAATAATATTATTACTTTATATCCAAACCCTTTTAGATCAACAGTTACAATAGAAATTAATTCAAAAATAGATGTTTTGGGAACAGAATTAATGATTATTGATTTAACAGGAAAAGAGGTTAAAACTATACC
- a CDS encoding response regulator transcription factor encodes MKILIADSQPVTIEGIKSILSQFNNIRIIEEAENKITLFEKLESLTPEILIIDIEQIAGLKISDIGLIEKISPDTNLFIFQDKYNEEDVLFSLEYNSVKAYHLKNCKKVDFVRAITVISNNGKSFCETVIECLHKALTNKKITTKSSINIKELTKRETEIVKLVAEGKTAKVIAEKLFISIHTVNTYRKNILKKLGVKNSSELVLFAIKSNLIDSTDFYI; translated from the coding sequence GTGAAGATTTTAATAGCCGATTCGCAACCAGTTACAATTGAGGGAATAAAATCAATTCTTAGTCAGTTTAACAATATTAGAATTATTGAAGAAGCTGAAAATAAAATTACCTTATTTGAAAAATTAGAGAGTTTAACACCCGAAATTTTAATTATTGATATTGAACAAATAGCGGGATTAAAAATTAGTGATATTGGTTTAATAGAAAAAATTTCTCCTGACACAAATTTGTTTATTTTTCAAGATAAATATAATGAAGAAGATGTTCTTTTTTCATTGGAATATAACAGTGTAAAAGCCTATCATTTAAAAAATTGCAAGAAAGTTGATTTTGTCAGAGCAATTACCGTAATATCAAATAATGGTAAATCTTTTTGCGAAACAGTAATTGAATGTTTGCATAAAGCGTTAACCAACAAAAAAATAACAACAAAGTCATCAATAAATATAAAAGAATTAACAAAGCGCGAAACAGAGATTGTTAAACTGGTAGCCGAAGGAAAAACAGCAAAAGTAATAGCTGAAAAACTGTTTATAAGTATTCATACTGTAAATACTTACAGAAAAAATATTCTTAAAAAACTTGGTGTAAAAAATTCATCAGAGTTAGTTCTGTTTGCGATTAAATCAAATCTTATTGACTCTACAGATTTTTATATTTAA
- a CDS encoding enoyl-CoA hydratase/isomerase family protein yields MEYKILKLEIKDNIAIVTISRPQAMNALNSDFFKEMEAMQTQISNMNEVRALIITGDGKAFVAGADISEMSDMNSQQGKDFSKIGQKVFDGFGKMSIPVIAAVNGFALGGGCELAMGCDIRIASTFAKFGQPEVNLGLIPGYAGTQRLPRLVGLSNALYLLMTADMINAEEAFRIGLVQKVVEPDKLMEEAITVANKIAAKGKIAIKMVKQTTIMGMKTDFDSAQNNEAVEFGNLFGNGESGEGMKAFLEKRKPSW; encoded by the coding sequence ATGGAATACAAAATCTTAAAACTTGAAATTAAAGACAATATCGCAATTGTTACCATTAGTCGTCCTCAGGCAATGAATGCTTTAAATTCTGACTTTTTTAAAGAAATGGAAGCAATGCAAACACAAATTTCAAATATGAATGAAGTGCGTGCATTGATTATTACCGGCGACGGAAAGGCCTTTGTTGCAGGAGCTGATATTTCAGAAATGTCTGATATGAATTCACAACAAGGAAAAGATTTTTCAAAAATCGGACAAAAAGTTTTTGATGGTTTTGGAAAAATGTCAATACCTGTAATTGCTGCTGTTAATGGCTTTGCGCTTGGTGGCGGATGTGAATTAGCTATGGGTTGTGATATTCGTATTGCAAGCACTTTTGCTAAATTCGGTCAGCCGGAGGTAAATCTTGGATTAATCCCAGGCTATGCAGGAACACAGCGTTTACCTAGATTAGTTGGTTTATCAAATGCTCTTTATTTATTAATGACCGCTGATATGATTAATGCAGAAGAAGCATTTAGAATAGGGCTTGTTCAAAAAGTGGTTGAACCAGATAAATTAATGGAAGAAGCTATAACAGTAGCAAACAAAATCGCTGCAAAAGGTAAAATTGCTATTAAAATGGTAAAACAAACTACCATTATGGGCATGAAAACTGATTTTGATTCAGCTCAAAACAATGAAGCAGTTGAATTTGGAAACCTCTTTGGTAATGGCGAATCAGGAGAAGGGATGAAAGCATTTCTTGAAAAAAGAAAACCAAGTTGGTAA